The nucleotide window AGGCTGGAGCGTATGACGAGGCGATCGAGGAGTTCGCTCGCGTTCGCGGCTACAGCACCATCGTCGACGCCGCGCAGGGCCTCGCCATGGCACACTGGCGAAAGGGCGATGTCGTGGAAGCGGTCAACCACTACCGGCGTCTGGTCTCGGCGTACCCCACCCCGATCATGCTGTACAATTTGGGGTTGGCTCTGACCCACGTCGGAGAGTACGGTGAGGCAGCTTCCCACCTCGAGCGGGCACGCCGGCACGATCCGCAATTCGCAGCCGTGTACCCCGTGCTCATGCACTCCTATCACCGCCTCGGGCGTAGCGACCGAGCCGAGGCTCTGGCGCGCGGTCATGCCACGGCGCTCGCCCACGGGCAGGCGGAGTCCCATGTGCAGGCCGCGCGGCGGCTGGCGCGCGAAAGAAAGTTCCACGAGGCGGCTGTCGAACTGGAGACGTCGCTCCGTCTCAACCCCCGTAATTCCGAGGCGCTCAGCCAGCTGGGCGAGGTCTACCTCGAGCAGGGACGACTGGATGACGCAGTCAACCGACAACGAGCAGCGCTCGGGCTCGATCCCAAGCTGGCCCAGGCGCACTACGGTCTGGCCCGCGTCTACGAACGGCTCGGTGACCCGGTGTCCGCCCGCCGGCATTTCGAACGATACCTGCGGCTTGAACCAGCGAGCTATCGAGCCTGGACAGTACGCAGGGCGCTGAGCCAGCCGCCTCCGACAGGTCGACAGGCATCCGAGCAATGATGGGGGTGGCGCTCGTTCTCGGCGCGGTGGTCGGTAGCTTCCTCAATGTCGTCGTTGTGCGAATTCCCCGTGGCCAGAGCCTCGTGAGGCCCCCGTCGCACTGTGGTGTTTGCGGGAAGCCGATCCGCTGGTTTGACAACATTCCCCTGCTGAGCTTTCTCTGGCTGCGCGGCCGCTGCCGCCTCTGTCAGACTCGAATCTCCTGGCGCTATCCGGTGATCGAGGCCACCACGGCCATCCTCTTCGCGCTGGCCGCCCCCCGTGTAGGCTGGGGCGTCGAGCTGGTCGGGGCCTGGCTCTTCGTCGCCGTGCTGGTGGCGATCGCAGCCATCGACCTGGAGCACCAGGTCATCCCTGATTCGATCAGTCTGCCAGCGATCGCCGCCGGCCTGGCGCTGTCGTTCGTGACTCCCTCGCGCGTCTGGGTCGACTCCCTGCTCGGCATTACAGTCGGCGCCGGTATTCCTTTCGCCGTCATCATCCTCAGCCGCGGCGGAATGGGCGGCGGCGATATGAGGCTCGGGGCGTTGATCGGCGCCTTCCTCGGATGGCAGTTGGCGCTACTGTCGTTGTTCATGGCCGTCCTGCTCGGAGGCGTCGTCGCCACCGCGCTCCTCGTTGCCGGGCGCAAGGGCCGCAAGGATCGGATCCCGTTCGGTCCATTTCTCGCCGGGAGCGGTGTGATCTGTCTGCTCTGGGGAAATGCGCTGCTCGGGTGGTACTGGAGCAGTTTCACTCCGTAAAGCGGTCGGGTCGCCGATTGGCCGGTACATGCGGGGAC belongs to Candidatus Methylomirabilota bacterium and includes:
- a CDS encoding prepilin peptidase — translated: MGVALVLGAVVGSFLNVVVVRIPRGQSLVRPPSHCGVCGKPIRWFDNIPLLSFLWLRGRCRLCQTRISWRYPVIEATTAILFALAAPRVGWGVELVGAWLFVAVLVAIAAIDLEHQVIPDSISLPAIAAGLALSFVTPSRVWVDSLLGITVGAGIPFAVIILSRGGMGGGDMRLGALIGAFLGWQLALLSLFMAVLLGGVVATALLVAGRKGRKDRIPFGPFLAGSGVICLLWGNALLGWYWSSFTP